The following are from one region of the Nocardia terpenica genome:
- a CDS encoding F0F1 ATP synthase subunit B family protein: MIHTGGVLAAGPYHITFDWPVFFSQLFGFAVIVFVTVKWIVPPVKRMMERSQDAIRKQLEESAEAANRLAEAKQSYDKAAAEAQAELERMRTDAQSDAEHIIAQMREAAAVEVERVRKQGRDQILQLRRQLIRDLQHDLTMSMLDRTEEKVRAQVASNQVRSDSIEKFIDDLEALANGTLHRRAQSRWN; the protein is encoded by the coding sequence ATGATCCACACCGGCGGCGTCCTGGCCGCGGGCCCTTACCACATCACCTTCGATTGGCCGGTCTTCTTCAGCCAGCTCTTCGGCTTCGCGGTCATCGTCTTCGTGACCGTGAAATGGATTGTGCCACCGGTCAAGCGGATGATGGAGCGCAGTCAGGACGCCATCCGCAAACAGCTGGAGGAGAGCGCGGAGGCCGCGAACCGGCTCGCCGAGGCCAAGCAGTCCTACGACAAGGCCGCCGCCGAGGCGCAGGCCGAACTCGAGCGGATGCGCACCGACGCCCAGTCCGACGCCGAGCACATCATCGCGCAGATGCGCGAGGCCGCGGCCGTCGAGGTCGAGCGGGTCCGCAAGCAGGGTCGCGACCAGATCCTGCAGCTGCGCCGCCAGCTCATTCGCGACCTACAGCACGACCTCACCATGTCCATGCTGGATCGCACCGAGGAGAAGGTGCGCGCCCAGGTCGCCTCGAATCAGGTTCGCTCCGACAGCATCGAGAAGTTCATCGACGACCTCGAGGCCCTCGCCAACGGCACCCTGCACCGCCGCGCGCAGTCCCGCTGGAACTGA
- a CDS encoding endoglycoceramidase I — translation MQSTAREDGLRMMGCRHAVRRGCAMIAAAVIGAGLCAGVGNSAADPPDPIPALHAQGSAIVDEYGRTVLLHGVNNVHKQAPFVQAGDGFTVSDRDAKLLAQHGFDVVRLGVPFEALMPTRGTIDTALLDRVVQVVDTLAAQGIYTLLDDHQDGLSKIWGGNGFPDWAIRSRPAPWEPNPGFPLYYLMPSMNRGWDEVWNNTYGVLDQLGTALGELAAKVRGHSGVLGIELLNEPWPGSAFASCYPNGCPDFDAEYQAAMQKLTTAVRARNASVPVLWEPNVTWNETMPTYLGKNPPITDPNIVFAPHDYCIPSQLAIYLGLPEQLRGLCPVQQDKTWSNIDSFTRRTGIPALVDEFGDGDPTVLHNTTTRADERTIGWAYWHYQSSYGPGAPRPDPFLGAIGPELVRTYPRATAGTPTHLSYDPTTGTFTYTYTPHPATKPTEIYISDIAYPHGYQAQAADATITSPPNAPTLTLEATGPTPVTIHITRPQ, via the coding sequence ATGCAGTCGACGGCACGTGAGGACGGCCTGCGCATGATGGGATGTCGGCACGCGGTGCGGCGGGGATGCGCGATGATCGCCGCGGCCGTGATCGGTGCGGGACTGTGTGCGGGAGTGGGCAATTCGGCCGCCGACCCGCCGGATCCGATCCCCGCGCTGCACGCCCAGGGCTCTGCGATCGTCGACGAGTACGGCCGCACGGTGCTGCTGCACGGGGTGAACAATGTGCACAAGCAGGCCCCGTTCGTGCAGGCCGGGGACGGCTTCACCGTCTCCGATCGGGATGCGAAGTTATTGGCGCAGCACGGATTCGACGTTGTGCGGCTCGGCGTCCCGTTCGAGGCGCTCATGCCGACCCGGGGCACGATCGATACCGCGCTGCTGGACCGGGTCGTCCAGGTTGTGGATACCCTTGCCGCACAGGGGATCTACACCCTGCTCGACGATCACCAGGACGGGCTGTCGAAGATCTGGGGCGGCAACGGATTTCCCGACTGGGCCATCAGGTCGCGGCCCGCGCCCTGGGAGCCCAATCCCGGTTTCCCGCTGTATTACCTGATGCCCAGCATGAATCGGGGCTGGGACGAGGTGTGGAACAACACCTACGGCGTGCTCGATCAGCTCGGCACGGCGCTCGGTGAGTTGGCCGCCAAGGTGCGGGGCCATTCGGGGGTGCTCGGTATCGAACTGCTCAACGAGCCCTGGCCCGGCTCGGCCTTCGCCTCCTGCTATCCCAACGGGTGCCCCGACTTCGACGCCGAATACCAAGCGGCCATGCAGAAGCTGACCACGGCGGTGCGCGCCCGCAATGCGTCCGTCCCGGTGCTGTGGGAACCCAATGTGACCTGGAACGAGACCATGCCGACCTACCTCGGCAAGAATCCGCCCATCACCGACCCGAATATCGTGTTCGCGCCGCACGATTACTGCATCCCCAGCCAGCTGGCGATCTACCTCGGCCTGCCCGAGCAGCTGCGCGGCCTGTGCCCGGTGCAGCAGGACAAGACCTGGAGCAATATCGACTCCTTCACCCGGCGCACCGGAATCCCCGCGCTCGTAGACGAATTCGGCGACGGCGACCCCACGGTCCTGCACAACACCACGACCCGCGCCGACGAGCGCACCATCGGCTGGGCGTACTGGCACTACCAGTCGAGCTACGGCCCCGGTGCCCCGCGCCCCGACCCCTTCCTCGGCGCCATAGGCCCAGAACTCGTCCGCACCTATCCCCGAGCCACCGCAGGCACCCCCACCCACCTGTCCTACGACCCCACCACAGGCACATTCACCTACACCTACACCCCCCACCCCGCCACCAAGCCCACCGAAATCTACATCTCGGACATCGCCTACCCCCACGGCTACCAGGCCCAAGCCGCCGACGCCACCATCACCTCCCCCCCAAACGCCCCCACCCTCACCCTAGAAGCCACCGGCCCCACCCCAGTCACCATCCACATCACCCGCCCCCAATAA